One segment of Gasterosteus aculeatus chromosome 3, fGasAcu3.hap1.1, whole genome shotgun sequence DNA contains the following:
- the LOC120816026 gene encoding uncharacterized protein LOC120816026 produces MRPSPRRRAAAWLLALPSGRGGEECARRGRLEMISFWLLCWKLLRATAGLRRTPAELTDGNPDNDNYNDSARPGQPSDPVTMESSSSPPATHTDSENSGQSLWGDQEAEEHHYTEVHGLKQPIGDEQDEEEAAGKENVVRDADECDYLVFAIGERNGNDKGDESGQGTGRGGDKVEDGERGETEGKEEGSGATVREDGGRGGEKEEDECIGETVGEMSNDAPSKLLLISCSPERLSSSEPLMVPSCPSEQPMEAMLQEALGHNIGERDDLGDVQHTGFPQAELASVYSDSDAGDGQWASFARCDVTNQEEAGGGIHNTTCEGESKEEEGGGADKGRAEEQFEAEEASETQDQREEEEEEEEEEEEEEEEGSRHVDDEEQMTSRRDLFPRTPSVSSTGSSTEPDRKAPVDLCVQEEAHSGNVSTEHVDFLLARQQWRKMEEEVKGQPTPKPGLRAQGSFQGTHSSLYPPTRSPRLKHREIHPAAAMEPTLSSTLSSTLSPGSEDSGLEEPESAVEREIRRTLEREECHRRERGGVTQGLTVPRASTGQSGRSPPRPPACRTPTLSISPSPSSSLPRSVYHEMTANNVIILEPGCSGSTSRNLLLSSATDWPLSQDAVPSANVIVVETSNVIIRSASEFCLSSAPVSAETQESTFSSNPFFKLRSISSQSLVEREIRMVRQREEEWRRQREEMWRRRREEEWRRGRERYDTVLVSPGLSDNISYNVPEVLDRCVSSPSSPSRTRKMERSSMSCDHKFPSSLSLTPKRPNAMAQRWEASLLANQKKE; encoded by the exons ATGCGTCCGTCCCCGCGCCGGCGGGCGGCCGCCTGGCTGCTGGCGCTGCCGTCGGGGCGCGGCGGGGAGGAGTGCGCGCGGCGCGGCCGCCTGGAGATGATCTCGTTCTGGCTGCTGTGCTGGAAGCTGCTG agAGCAACAGCTGGGCTAAGGAGGACGCCAGCTGAGCTAACCGATGGTAACCCCGACAACGATAACTATAACGACTCCGCCCGTCCAGGACAGCCATCAGATCCAGTTACCATGGAGAGCAGTTCATCTCCACCGGCAACACACACGGATAGTGAAAACTCGGGGCAAAGCCTTTGGGGCGACCAGGAAGCGGAGGAGCACCATTACACAGAGGTCCATGGGCTGAAGCAGCCAATCGGGGACGAGCAGGACGAAgaagaggctgcagggaaagaaaaTGTCGTCAGGGATGCAGATGAGTGTGATTACCTTGTGTTTGCAATCGGAGAGCGAAATGGGAATGATAAAGGAGATGAAAGTGGACAGGGCACGGGTAGAGGAGGAGATAAGGTAGAAGATggagaaagaggggaaacagaaggaaaggaagaaggaagtGGAGCTACAGTgagggaagatggaggaagaggaggtgaaaaagaagaggatgaaTGCATAGGAGAGACAGTGGGCGAGATGAGTAATGATGCTCCGTCAaagctcctcctcatctcttGCAGCCCGGAGCGTCTTTCATCATCAGAGCCCCTGATGGTCCCCTCATGTCCCTCAGAGCAGCCCATGGAGGCCATGTTGCAAGAGGCCTTAGGTCACAACATTGGCGAAAGAGATGACCTCGGTGACGTCCAGCACACAGGCTTCCCCCAAGCTGAGCTGGCTAGTGTGTACTCGGACAGCGACGCAGGGGACGGCCAGTGGGCTAGCTTTGCACGCTGTGATGTCACCAACCAGGAAGAAGCAGGCGGAGGAATTCACAATACCACCTGTGAAGGAGAGAgcaaggaagaggagggaggaggagccgaTAAGGGGAGAGCCGAAGAACAGTTTGAGGCAGAAGAAGCGAGTGAAACACAGGaccaaagggaggaggaggaggaggaggaggaggaggaggaggaggaggaggaggaggggagcagaCACGTGGATGATGAAGAGCAGATGACGTCCAGGAGAGATCTATTTCCACGCACACCTTCTGTCAGCTCCACGGGCAGCTCCACAGAGCCTGACAGAAAG GCTCCCGTGGATCTCTGTGTCCAAGAAGAGGCCCACAGTGGAAACGTCTCCACTGAGCATGTGGACTTTCTGTTGGCCCGACAGCAgtggaggaagatggaggaggaggtcaaaggtcagccaaCCCCCAAACCAGGCCTCAGAGCTCAGGGGAGCTTCCAGGGCACCCACAGCTCCCTGTACCCGCCCACTCGCAGCCCCCGACTCAAACACAG GGAGATCCATCCTGCAGCGGCCATGGAGCCCACGCTGTCCTCCACCCTGTCCTCCACCCTGTCCCCCGGCTCGGAGGACTCGGGCCTGGAGGAGCCGGAGAGTGCAGTGGAGAGAGAGATCCGCCGGACTCTGGAGAGGGAGGAATGCCaccggagagagagggggggggtcacacagggCCTCACCGTACCCAG AGCCTCCACCGGGCAGAGCGGACGATCTCCCCCCAGACCTCCAGCGTGCCGCACTCCTACACTGTCCATCtccccttccccttcctcttctcttccccGATCTGTCTACCATGAGATGACGGCCAATAATGTCATTATCCTGGAGCCCGGCTGCTCCGGCTCCACCTCCAGAAACCTCTTACTCTCCTCCGCCACCGATTGGCCGCTTAGCCAGGATGCTGTGCCCTCCGCCAACGTCATCGTCGTTGAGACCTCTAACGTGATCATTCGCAGCGCATCCGAATTCTGTCTAAGCTCCGCCCCCGTGTCCGCGGAGACCCAGGAGAGCACCTTCTCGTCCAATCCGTTCTTTAAGCTACGCTCAATCAGCAGCCAATCGCTggtggagcgggagatccgcatggtgaggcagagggaggaggaatggaggaggcagcgggaggagatgtggaggaggaggagggaggaggagtggaggagagggagagagaggtacGACACCGTGCTGGTGTCTCCTGGCCTGAGCGATAACATCAGCTACAACG